The following DNA comes from Microbacterium terregens.
GCGACTTCAGCGAGGTCAGCCGCGTGCTCAACCAGACCGACCTGATGTACTTCTCCGGCGATGACGCCAACGTGCTGCCGCATCTGTCGATCGGTGCCACCGGACTGATCGGGGTCACCGCCAACATCGCCGCGCAGCCCTACCGGGCGATCGTGGATGCCGTCAACCGTGGTGACCTCGCGGCGGCGACCGCCGCGCATCAGCAGCTCGAACCGCTCGTGCGCGCCGTGATGACACACGTACCCGGCACCGTGTCGGCGAAGTACATCCTCCACGGCCTCGGCCGGATCAGCAGCCCTCGTGTCCGCCTGCCCCTGGTCGGTCCCGAGGAGTGGGAGGCCGCCAAGATCGAGGACGAGCTCGCGCTGGTCCGCGACGTGCCCGGCGCCGATTTCTCCAACTTCCGTCCCGACCGCAACGCCGCCGCGGGCGGCGCACTGCCGAAGGTCCCAGGAACAACAAGATGATGCGGCACGCGACCCGCTGAGCGGGGCGTGCACGCGAGCGCGGATGCTTCGGCATCCCCAGGAAGGTGACTGATGCCCAGCACCGTGTACGACCCACCCGCCCTCGAGGCCGGAACATTGCGCGTGACCCCCCTCGGAGGGCTGGGGGAGATCGGCCGCAACATGACCGTCTTCGAATACGGTGGGAAACTTCTCATCGTCGACTGCGGCGTGCTGTTCCCCGAGGAGCACCAGCCCGGCGTCGACCTGATCCTGCCCGACTTCGAGCCGATCAAGAGCCGCCTCGACGATGTGGTCGGAGTCGTGCTCACGCACGGCCACGAGGACCACATCGGGGCGGTGCCGTACCTGCTGAAACTGAAGCAGGACATCCCCCTCATCGGCTCGGGCCTCACGCTCGCGCTGATCGAGGCGAAGCTCAAGGAACACCGCATCAAGCCGTACACCCTGACGGTGACCGAGGGTCAGCATGAGCGGATCGGACCGTTCGATCTGGAGTTCGTCGCGGTCAACCACTCGATCCCGGACGCGCTCGCGGTGGCCATCCGCACCCCCGCCGGCATGGTGCTGGCCACGGGCGACTTCAAGATGGACCAGCTGCCGCTCGACGGACGCCTCACTGACCTGCGCGCTTTCGCGCGACTGGGTGAGGAAGGCGTCGACCTGTTCCTGGTGGACTCGACCAACGCCGACGTCCCCGGCTTCACCCCGCTGGAGCGCAGCATCGGTCCCGTGCTGGACCAGGTCATCGCCAAGGCGCCCCGTCGGGTGATCGTCGCGAGCTTCTCCAGTCATGTCCACCGCGTTCAGCAGGTTCTGGACGCCGCAGCGGCCAACGGCCGCCGGGTGGCGCTGCTCGGACGCAGCATGGTCCGCAACATGGGCATCGCCGAGGACCTCGGATACCTGCACGTGCCTCAGGGCGTGTTCATCGACTACAAGAAGGCGCGTGACCTTCCCGACGACCAGATCGTCTACATGTCGACGGGCTCCCAGGGAGAGCCGATGGCGGTGCTCAGCCGCATGGCGAACAACGACCACGAGATCGAGCCCGGTCCCGGGGACACCGTGATCCTCGCTTCCAGCCTCATCCCCGGCAATGAGAACGCGGTGTACCGCGTCATCGACGGGCTCACCAAGCTCGGAGCGAACGTCGTGCACAAGGGCAACGCCAAGGTGCACGTCTCCGGACACGCCGCGGCCGGCGAGCTGCTCTACTGCTACAACATCATCAAGCCGAAGAACGTCCTGCCCGTGCACGGCGAATACCGGCACCTCATGGCGAATGCGCGACTCGCGCAGGACACCGGGATCCCGGCCGAACGGACCATCATCGGCGAGAACGGCACCGTGATCGACCTGAAGGACGGCGACGCGCGCGTCGTGGGCCAGCTCGACCTCGGCTTCGTCTACGTGGACGGCTCGACGGTGGGCGAGATCACCGAGGCGGACCTGAAGGATCGTCGCATCCTGGGCGAAGAGGGCTTCATCTCGGTCATCGTCGTGGTGGATGCCGCGACCGGCCGGATCATCACCGGTCCGGAGATCCACGCGCGCGGCTTCGCGGAGGACGACACGGTCTTCGACAGCGTCAAGCCCAAGATCGCCGCGGCGCTCGCCGAGGCCGCCCAGTCCGGGGTTCGCGACTCGCGCGCTCTCTCCCAGGTCGTGCGACGCGTCATCGGCCGCTGGGTCAACCAGCAGCTGCGTCGCCGGCCCATGATCATCCCGCTGGTGATCGAGGCCTGAGCAA
Coding sequences within:
- a CDS encoding ribonuclease J, giving the protein MPSTVYDPPALEAGTLRVTPLGGLGEIGRNMTVFEYGGKLLIVDCGVLFPEEHQPGVDLILPDFEPIKSRLDDVVGVVLTHGHEDHIGAVPYLLKLKQDIPLIGSGLTLALIEAKLKEHRIKPYTLTVTEGQHERIGPFDLEFVAVNHSIPDALAVAIRTPAGMVLATGDFKMDQLPLDGRLTDLRAFARLGEEGVDLFLVDSTNADVPGFTPLERSIGPVLDQVIAKAPRRVIVASFSSHVHRVQQVLDAAAANGRRVALLGRSMVRNMGIAEDLGYLHVPQGVFIDYKKARDLPDDQIVYMSTGSQGEPMAVLSRMANNDHEIEPGPGDTVILASSLIPGNENAVYRVIDGLTKLGANVVHKGNAKVHVSGHAAAGELLYCYNIIKPKNVLPVHGEYRHLMANARLAQDTGIPAERTIIGENGTVIDLKDGDARVVGQLDLGFVYVDGSTVGEITEADLKDRRILGEEGFISVIVVVDAATGRIITGPEIHARGFAEDDTVFDSVKPKIAAALAEAAQSGVRDSRALSQVVRRVIGRWVNQQLRRRPMIIPLVIEA